AAGGAAGATTTAAAGAAAGAAGAACTAATGAATAAATTAAGGCCTGAAAACAATATACACCAATCGACGATAGACTTTCTGCATTATAGGGCTCTTACAAAAGAGCAGGTAATAGTCGCAGTTGTGGGCAGCAATGTTACTGCAGGGACTGGTGCAACAGATTCCTCCTATAGTTGGGCAGAAATTTTACAAACAAAATTGCAAACATCTAATCCAGATCTACAATCACTAAGACTAACTAACCACGGTTATGAAGGATATACCACATCAGACTTATTAATAAGTAAAAAAGTCGATAAAGTGATCAAAGATGCGCCTGATTTAGTAATTTTTGAAAACTCACTTATTAATAATCATTTACGATCAGTGCCTTTGGAACAGACTCTACTAGACTTGCAAAATATCATGGCTGCATTAAAAACAGGAATACCTAATGCCAGGATTTTTATGATGTCGCCTAATCCTATCGTCAACAAAGACACTAAAAATAGTTTAGGACTCACTTATATGGATTATATTAACGCATCAAAGGAATTAATTGTAAAGAATAATTGGCCGTATATTGATAGTATTTCCGGTATTGAAAAGAAACTAACGGAAGATAATTTACTATTAGTAGACACACTAACCAATGATTATGTGAATCCTAATAATAAAGGCAATGCGTTGTGGGCTGAGTTTTTGTATGCCTACTTAAAAAGTCAGTAATCTCCAATGTCTTAGAGTTTTTCGTTGGAATTACTTTATCGGAGGCTATTATGGATAAAACAATCAGATTAACTGATATGTTTAAAACGCTGCAAAAACGCTGGAAGTTAATTGTACTCGTTACATTGGCGGCTACCACGCTTAGTGGGGTCATTTCTTATTTTGTACTCACACCTGTATACCAGGCATCTACACAAATTCTTGTTAACCAGAGAAATGCTCAGGACCAAATGGATACATCTTTATTACAAAGCAATGTCGATTTAATTAATACCTATAGTGTGATTGTGAAAAGTCCAGTCATCTTAGACAAAGTAATAGAAAAGTTAAAGCTTTCTCAAAGTGTCGAGCAACTTACTAAAAATATTACAGTAACCAGTCAAGAAAATTCACAGGTTTTTTCGTTGACGATTGAAGATTCTGATCCAGTTATGGCAGCTTTAATTGCTAATACCGTGTCAAAAACATTTCTAGTGGAAGTTCAGAAGCTTATGAAGGTTGACAACGTGAGTATAATTGCGAAGGCAAGTCCAAAGAAGGACCCTGTTCCCGTAAAACCTAAACCATTATTAAATATTACGATTGCTGTAGTAATTGGCTTATTGTTGGGTGTAGGAATAGCGATTTTAGTCGATTACTTGGATAACACATTAAAGGATGATCAAGACGTCATAGAGTTATTAGGAATGCCAGTACTAGGATCGATTCCTAAAATGTCTAAAAGTGAAAACAAAGGTAATATGTCTTCAATCAATAAAGAGATGGGAAGTGAAACTGTTGCCTCGTAAAGAAAAAAACAGTAAAGGGAAAGGTTCAGTAAATCTTATTGCCTATTTCAATACCAAATCTCCTATTACTGAACAATATCGACAAATTCGAAATAATATTAATTTCGCCTCTGTTGATAAAGAAATCAAATCTATAGTAGTAACTTCACCTGAACCAGCCGATGGAAAGTCTACCACATCAGCAAATCTGGCCATCGTTTTGGCTCAACAAGGGAAAAGGGTGTTATTGGTTGACGCTGATTTAAGAAAACCTTCTGTTCATTACGCTTTTTACATCAGCAATTTGGAAGGCTTAACCAGCGTCCTAACAAAAGAAAAGAGTATTAAAGACGTGATATCAAGGACTAATATTCCAAATTTAGATGTATTACCATGTGGGGTCATCCCCCCAAACCCATCTGAACTTTTGGATTCGAATGCAATGGAAACGATGATCAACGAGCTTAAAGTTACTTTTGATTTTGTCATTTTTGATACACCACCCATACTTGCCGTACCGGATTCACAAATTATGGCAAATAAGTGTGATGGGGCAATCTTGGTGGTGTCCAGTGGGAAAACCCGTAAGGAAGCGGCGATGAAATCTAAGTACCTGTTAGAAAAAGCAAACGCCAACATGCTTGGTGTGGTAATAAACGGTGTCGATTCCAAAAATGGTGGTTACATTTATAACTACGTGTAGTTGAAAAAGCTCAACCATGAATCATTATAAATCTATTAATATGGGAGGACTTCTAGTTTGATCGATTTACATTGTCATATTCTTCCAGGTGTCGATGATGGTCCTCCTGATTTAATTAGCAGCATAGAAATGGCGAGGCAAGCAGTTAGTTTAGGAATTACCCA
The window above is part of the Bacillus sp. SORGH_AS_0510 genome. Proteins encoded here:
- a CDS encoding SGNH/GDSL hydrolase family protein, whose translation is MKKFLFLLITIACIGVLVSGHLYWKDKINAAGIEGKKVAEIIEEKEDLKKEELMNKLRPENNIHQSTIDFLHYRALTKEQVIVAVVGSNVTAGTGATDSSYSWAEILQTKLQTSNPDLQSLRLTNHGYEGYTTSDLLISKKVDKVIKDAPDLVIFENSLINNHLRSVPLEQTLLDLQNIMAALKTGIPNARIFMMSPNPIVNKDTKNSLGLTYMDYINASKELIVKNNWPYIDSISGIEKKLTEDNLLLVDTLTNDYVNPNNKGNALWAEFLYAYLKSQ
- a CDS encoding YveK family protein, with amino-acid sequence MDKTIRLTDMFKTLQKRWKLIVLVTLAATTLSGVISYFVLTPVYQASTQILVNQRNAQDQMDTSLLQSNVDLINTYSVIVKSPVILDKVIEKLKLSQSVEQLTKNITVTSQENSQVFSLTIEDSDPVMAALIANTVSKTFLVEVQKLMKVDNVSIIAKASPKKDPVPVKPKPLLNITIAVVIGLLLGVGIAILVDYLDNTLKDDQDVIELLGMPVLGSIPKMSKSENKGNMSSINKEMGSETVAS
- a CDS encoding CpsD/CapB family tyrosine-protein kinase; amino-acid sequence: MPRKEKNSKGKGSVNLIAYFNTKSPITEQYRQIRNNINFASVDKEIKSIVVTSPEPADGKSTTSANLAIVLAQQGKRVLLVDADLRKPSVHYAFYISNLEGLTSVLTKEKSIKDVISRTNIPNLDVLPCGVIPPNPSELLDSNAMETMINELKVTFDFVIFDTPPILAVPDSQIMANKCDGAILVVSSGKTRKEAAMKSKYLLEKANANMLGVVINGVDSKNGGYIYNYV